The DNA window TATTTGTTAAATATTTTAATTTTGAGTATTCTTCATGAATTTTAAGGAGATATTTAATTTTCTTCGATTATTAAATCCAATGCACTTTGCGACATCAACTAGTGCACAAAGTGATATTAGACTAGTGCACAATAGTGCATATAACAAAAGAAACTATTCAAAAGAAAATATAACAAAAGGAAGCAGTTTGCCAAAACGGCAAAATACTACTGGAACTATTAGAGAAATAATTGAGAAATCGAAGTATCAACCACTTTTAGGATTTTAAACAATAGACATTCGATATGGAATTGATATAATCTATGCAACGAATATCAAGTAAAATTCTATAAAAAACTGATCGGTGATAAGCTATTATCTCTTTCTAGATTATTTCAATAATTTTAAATGGAATACGTGAATTTATTGACGGTGCCTTGGCACCGTTGGTTTGCAATCTGCGATGCCCTTCAATTTTCGCTGATTGTGGGCTACTACAGGTGAGAAGGTACCTATTATATCAATTTAATTATCATCAATATGAAATCACCAAAAAGGGATGCTTAAAATCTATTAGTATTTTCACTAAACATAGAACGTGGGCGAAAAATTTTGCCAAATTGGCAAATAATGCTGTCTACGAATGGTCGATAATTAAAAACATACTTAGGGCATCAGGATTATTATTCCTGGTGCCCATTTTTATTTATGTCAAACATCCCAAATTATTTAAAAGTATATCGCAAGCGATCACCTTTACAACAAGGGGACATGCTTTCTATTTCCGGATTATTAGATGTCTCAAGTATTTCCAGATATGAAAAAGGTCAAAGAGAACCAACTAAAGAGATTTTACTTGTTTACCATCACATTTTTAATACTCCTATAGAAGACTTTTTTATACTAGAATCTCAAGTTATGATACCCCGATTAATCGAGCGGATGAAAGAACGAATCAAGGAATTAGAAAAAGAAGATCAAATAACATTAAAGAACACCTCTAAAATTAAATTCCTTGAAAAAACTATTATTAGATTAAGAACTATAAAAACTTTATGAAAACATCAACTGAAAAAATGAAAATCATTTGTGCCATTTATCCAAATGCCAATGGTTTTGGATATGTTTATATGGAGAGTGCTAGAAAATTAATTGATTTTGGAATCGTCCAGATAAACCCAATAAGCAATCGAAAGGTATTGGAAAGAATTAAAAAATGTTTTGATTATTTCCGACCAACTCTTGTTATTGCCCTTGATCCGGATGGTAAATCCTCCAGAGTAGGTAGACGAACGCGAAAGCTAATCAATAAAATTATTAAATATGCCGAATCGGAAAAGCTTCCTGTTGACCAATTCACCCGTGATCAAATCCGGGATGTATTTGAGAGTTTTGGAAAAACTACGAAATATAAGATTGCCAAATTCCTTCTTACGGAATTTACAGAGCTTGAACCTAAGCGACCGCGAGAAAGAAAGCTGTGGATGAGTGAGGATAGAAATATGGCAATTTTTGATGCGTTGTCTCTAGGAGTAACTTGGTTTTATCTAAATGATTAATTTAATTTATCTCAAGTGGAAATTGATAAATAAAATCCTAAAAACATTATATTTGCTAAATATATAAATTATATGGATGCTAAAGAATTGAAACATGATATATATTTCGCTTGGGAGCCAATAAATGACCCAAACAATGGTTCATATCACATTTATGATAGACCTATTTCTACTGATGAAATTCGTGTCATACCTAACGATGATTATCTTTGTGGATTAAAAGTATCTGATTTCAAAGAGCTTCAAAATTTCACCAATATCGAGCGACAAACAGGAGTGAATTCGGCATTGCATAATGCTCTTTGTCCTAAATGCAAATTAAAATTAGATGCACAATTCCCGTTAATTTAGAAATGGCGATAAATTATTTTTCCTTTAAAGAATATATTTTATATGGATGATATTAAAAATATTAATGTTTCCTTTTCTGAAGCAATAAGAAACTCTGAAATGAAAGAGATCTCGATTGAATTCGCTGAAAACATACTTGATTCAATAATGAAAGATGGCATTGTAAAAGAATTACCTATAATAGGAACATTATTTGGCATCAACAATCTAGCTCTAACCATAAAGGACAAAATATTTCTCAAAAAAATTATTTATTTTTTAAATGGGATCAATCATATTTCAGTTTCAAAGAGGCAGGAAATGATTGATTTAGTTAATAATTCATCAATTCAAAAGGTGAAAGTAGGAGAAAAATTAATTTATATTTTAGATAGATGCGAAGATCACATATCTGCAAAATATTTAGCACAACTATTTTGTGCATTTTTAGAGGCTAAATTATCTTATCAAGACTTTCTTAGAGGTGCTCGAATTATTCAGAATATTTTGCTTCAGGATTTAGAAGATTTTCTTGATGGATCCGATTCTAAATTTGATTTTAAAGGAAGGGCTGAAGAAATTCCAAGCGAATATGACTTACCCCTAATTAATGTTGGAATTTGCGGTTTTGGATATAATGACCCAAGGCTTGATAAGAATTATTTTGGAGAAAAAGAAATTCAAGGTGGTGATGCAGTTATTTGGATAACAGATATTGGTAAAAGCTAAAAAAAATACTATATAAGGAAAATTAAGAATTATAAATTATACTCCTTAAAATTCTCCGTCTTCTCAAAAATCTCTTTAAATATTTCTCCTTTGGTACTGCCTAATTCAGTTAATTTAATTTTCTATAATCTATATATTTTTTTAGTAAAATAACTATTATTATTTTTTATTTTTAATAAAAATACACCAATATAAGGAATTTCAATTTCACCATTAGAAAAATTCCCAGAACTTACAATTTGTCCTTGTAAGTTAATTAAAATATATGTTGAATTTGATCCTATTCCATAAACTTTTATTTTTCCATTTGTAGGGTTAGGTTGAATTTCTATTTCATTAGATTCGAAGTTATTTGCATTGGTAATTAACCAGGTACTATCGCATGGATAATTCTGGAAATTATATTCAATACTATCTGATTTAAAACAGCGCAATTTGGTTACGATAGGATTAGGATCAAAAAGACCAAATCCCAAATATAGTTTTATATCGTATTTTGATGCGCCTATATTTTTATAAACTGGAATTATTAAATCAGAGGCAAAAGAACCATTATTTGAAACGCGTAATAATTGTGTTGGGATGGTATCTCCATTTATAACTGTATTATAAATAGAGTCCACTTTTACTTTAGCAATTTGGACACTATTTTTAGAGAAATCCCAATATTTAATATCATATTCAGATGTAGAGTTGAACTGATAATGCATTTCGTAGGAGTTTAACATATTATCCCAAAAAAACATCCTTTCATTTTCTACATACATTGAATCTCCGCTACTCAAATAATATATTTTCCTCCCGTTGGTGGTAGTTGTATTAAGTATTTTTTTAGTAATATATTGAACAGTGGAATGACCACCTCCAATAGAAAAATCAGTCTCAAAGATCCATTCAGAACCAATATTAAATTCTGGTGTTTTAACCTCAGTAGTAGGTCTGATCCTTATAATTGTATCACATATATACTCCGGGAAGCATCCTGATGAGTTTACTTTAATAACCCATAATTGATTTGTTTGAAATTTAAGGATATCAATTGCCGAAATTTGGTGATTATTATAATAAACCTCACCACAAGCTACAATATCGCCATTAGATAATTCGATTGCTTTTTCAAGAATTGATGGACGGAATTGCCCATATATTTCTTTATCAATTAACTCTTGTGGCAATTTAAAAATCCTTATCCAATCCACAATTCCATCGCTCTTTATTCTACCTAAAAAACCATTATAAACTGAAGAAATATCTGCTCCAGGAATTTTGCTGTCTGAATTATCCCAAACGCGTCCAGTAACCAATATATCACCATTCTTACATTCCGTGATTCGGGCAATTCTATAGATTCTACCATCTATAAGTTGATTATTAGGTAGTTCTATACTCCATTCCAAGTTCTAAATCTTTATTTAGTTTATTGATAGATCCTACTGTAAAAACTTGTTTAGTAGGGTGTCTTTGTGAGCTAAAATAATAATTACCTGAGCTACTGGATAATAAGCTTAGATAATTCTTACCATCATCATCAAATTGAAAAGAATCTATTACATTTCCTCCCAATCTATCTTCATTATCTTTATCATTGGTTCTATAGAAGAAACTCCGGCACCTGGATGTGAAGACATAATAAAAGATAAATGATTATCGCTTGTTAATTGAAGATCATGTGCATTGATCGCAAAATTACCTAAATTGTAACTTCGAGTCCATAGTTTCTGCAGTGTACATGTATCTCTATTTGATAATTTCAGAGTTGGTATCTTTGGATTTAAATTGGAATAAATTACATCACAAGTAAATAAATTGTCATTTTATAAAATATATTCCTCTATTTATAAATTTATCTTTTGAATTTATACTATCAATTCTAAAGTTTTCAGTTTTAAAATCACTGTTCAATTTGTAAAGCCAAATTGAATTTTCCTTAACAAATACTTGATTTGAGCTTACGTAAAATTTTTATTACTACTTGATAATGCATTATAGTTATCCGAAACACTTAAGGAATCAAGAAATCTCTCCATAAGAAGATTACCACCTAAATCAAGTCTCAATAGTTTAGCACAAGGATAATAAGTATTTCCATTTTCGCAATACATTCCGGTATAAATAATGAAATTATTATCATGAACTAAAAAATCACTAAACTCAGAACCAAATATTCTGCTATTTAAATTAAATAATTTTGAATAATATGATTGACTTAAGTTAGTTTGACTTTTGCATATAAAATAGTAGCACAGTCAATAAGTAATTCAATGAATTATAAGAGAAGTTAAAAGATATCATTTCAATAAAAGTATTAATTCAGTATTGATAATCTTATTGTTTGAGAAAAGTTGAATAAAATAAACACCCGCTTTCCAATTTGAAGTATTTATTAAATATCTTCTTAACTCTGCTTTTGAATAAAATACTTCATTGTTCATAAAATCTTTAATAGAAAAGTTGACTGAAGATTCTCCATTAATTTCAACTATCAGTTCATTGCTAAAAGGATTGGGGCTATAACTTAATTTAGGAGTGGTTTTGCCACTTATATTTGCTCTGGGAGAAATACCAAAGGTTATTTCTTCTGGTAATTCCGAACTTACCACCTCACCTGTTAAGCTATAGAGAAGTGCTTTTGCATATGCTGAAGTAAAATGGTTTTTATTAGCAATAACTTGAACGGTATTGATTTCCTCACTACTTGCTTCATAAAAAGGCCCAAGTGGTAATCTAGCTAAGTTAATAAACTGAATAGACTTAAAGTCCTGCATTGCTTCATCAGTGGGATTATATTGGCTCAAATAAGTATATGCCCCTGAAAGATTATTTTCAAATATGTATGAACTAAAAATTTTAATTCTCGCATCATCATTTTGTTCCATTGAATAAATACTTCAGCTCCAGCAAAGTCTCTAGTTTTATTAAGTCTTGAAAATATTGATCTTTGGCTTTTCTAAGACACTTATTTAAGCCGGATAATTGAATTTGTTTTCTTAGACTACTTAGAGTTGAATTTTGTTGAACTGATGTAATATTCAGCATTAAATTATTAATTAGCACAGGTATAGTACTATAAGGATTTCCCGGAATTACATGCAGATAAGTCATTGCCATTAATGATTGGTGTAAGACCTAATCCACAGTTAGGCTCAGGTAAATTGGAAGGTCCAAACTGAAAACGATTTACGTTTGGATGTGCCAAAATAGCATCTCTGCAATCTACATCTGTTCCTGATGGCTCAATATAATAAAAAAGGATTAGGAGTACCAGTAATTGATGGAATACTTGAAGAGGCGGTGCCATCATGAGTAAAGCAATTATTTGCTGGTCCAATGAATCCGGAAAAATTATTCCCGAAACTGTGCCGTTGACAAAAACATCACTATATGAACTGTTAAAACAATTCTCAAAGAAATTAAAATCTGGATTTTGATCAATTACTGTAAGAGCCATTAAGTTAGTGTTAAATTGATTAAAATCAACATCTGCTACCCCAAGCCCATTGGCAAAACTTGCTGCACCAAATAGACCAGTTATTTCATTTCTCAATAAATCAAAATTATTGTGGCCATCATTTAATACATCAAGCCATGAAGTCTGAAACCTATTATTTACAATAATATTTTGGGCAAATGTAGTCCCTCTCGAATTGTAACCGACATTGGAGCCTTTAAAAGTGTTACCTTTAATAATCGAAGCAATACCTGCAGATGCATTATTGAAAAGGATATCATTCATCCCACTGTTAAAGTATTGCTTTCAATCAAAAACGATCCAGATGCTGAAACAATACAATGATCTGTAATATTATTAAAAATGCAATCTTTGACCTCTACTCCTTGACAATTCCAATTAGTTATACTCCATCTTCCACCATTTTTGTGTACAATTTCTAATATAAGATGAGTTTGGGAGTGGAGTCCAGGACATTAATTCAACTATTCTTCTCACATTATTGAAGGTTGTATTTTCAGCGTGCAATATGCCATTGCCATAACCCCAGATAATAGGAATTGATTCAGGTGCAAACATTGAAACTGCTGCGACAGCTGTATTTTCTATTACAGCATTGTTCATAAACTTGACATCAAAATCAGAATTCCTCCGTACACAACTACCCTTGCCAAAAATCACCACACCCATTCGTTAATTTTCCTCCATTTACAATCAATTTAGCTTGAGGCCGTACTATTATATGAGACTGCTCACTTAAAAAACACATCAGAATTTATAGTTAAAGTTATCCCATCTTGAATAATCAAGTTTCCATATACACTCATAGGGGCAGAAATAACTGAATTGCTCTTCACTATTATGCCACAACTGCCATCAGTTAATGAATTGCAATCTACGGCATTATGCAAGTCTTTGGTTGCTAAATTTTTATGAATGTCGTTTAATCTAACTTTCGGAATGTGATTTGAGCGTTGCCAATCTGTTGACATTAATTGTTTGCATGAATTATCATGATAGAAATTCATAATATTATGGCCTAACTCATGTAAAAACATCAAAGTATTTAATTGAAAAGCCCATCCCCAAACTGTTTCGGGTGATTCATTAGCAAGAGATGGCCACTATATATCATGGAAATTCTTCCTAATTAAATAATCAGAGTATCTGTTTGCTATTATATAAGAATTTTCATTTGCAGTACTATTATAGGCTTTAGGAAGGATAGACACCCTGTTGCAATACCATTACCATTCTGTTCAAATCGGTCAATATATTTAGACTGTGGCCTAGTCCCATTAGCAATATGTGTTTCTAATAAATCAATTAATTCTCCATTTTCCACAAAGAAAAATTCAGCTCTCCAAAATGTGCAGACTCGAAGTCTTTCATTACATTTTCCAAATCAGACCAAACATTACCAACCCTTGGGCAAATATATGAATTAGGAGTTCCATTATAATTATCCCTATTAGTTTCTCCATACCAATCCCAAGCTAAAGTATTATCTATAGTGTGAACATTAAATTTAACTCTAATTTTTGCATCCAATGGATAACCACTTGAACAATTTTCGGGGGTCAACAATATTTGCCAAATGCGAATTCATTGCATTTTCCCAATCTGTCCACAAAGAACTTGTTGAAGAAAACCGCCTGTACCATTATCTCTTCTAATTATAACAAAAATTACATTTCAAAATTATTGGTTCACATATATTTTCACTAAAAAAGTCAATTCCCGAAAATTCATTATTTAATGTAGCGCCTACATTTGGCATTGCACAATCATGTTGACCATAAATTATACAAAAATTTATATGACTTAAAATTAACAAAATTATTAAACGTTTCATATTGAAAGTTTTAAATTGTTAGAAAATAGTTTATAACTTGAGGACAAATTGCATTCTCTTTAATATTTTATTTTGATGAATTTGCTCATTGGTAATTCTTAAATATACTGACACTTTATTGAACTAAAAACATTAGAAAATAAAGGTTCATTAATATAGGTTTCTATAGTTCAGTATGTTCTATAAGTTCTATAAGTTCTATAAGTTCTATAAGTTCTATAAGTTCTATATAAATACTTTTAAATCATAAATATAATGCAATGTAATACATAAACGATATTTTCACAAAATATTTTATGCCAAATTTTATGTTTAGGATAAAAATTCAGGGTTTACCCTGATACCCTATCAGTAAAAACCCTGAGCAAAAATAGTATTAACTGCAATTTTATATATGTTAATTATTGCCAATCTGAAGATTTTACCATCTTGGAATCCCAAGCCATTTAAATTATTATGTTTTAGAATTATTCTTTAACAATCTAAACTAAGAATTATGAAAATCAAAATGGCGAGAGCCAAATACCTCCACTTTTGCAGGTTGCTGAAGTAAAGGTTAAGTATCAATCCAATTTACCATTTGTTAATCATCCAAGAGTTAATAATTCTGACGATGCAGAAAAATATTTAGGATTAATTGGGGTGATGACATGGAGTTGGTTGAGGAATTCAATGTGTTATTCCTTAACCGTGCAAATTATGTAAAGGGTTGTTGTGATTAAGTCGTGGTGGATTGACTGGAACTGTAGCTGATCCACGGATTTTATTTGCCACTGCATTGAAAGGTCTTGCTGTAGGAATTATTGCAGGCATAACCATCCTTCAGGTTCTTGTAAACCCAAGCACCCAAGATATTGAGTTGACCAGAAAGTTGAAAAGATTGGAAAATTCCATGACATTCAACTATTAGATCACATCATACTTGCACCACATTCTGGATTTTATTCCTTCGCAGACGAAGGCTTGCTCTAATTATTCATCTTTTAATTTTAATGGAAATGAAAAGAGTGTATTCAAGAGGAGAAGAAGTTCAGTTTGTTTCCTAAAGCGAATATTGACCTATATCAAGAAGTGACGAATAAGATTATCTCAATGCTTGGATTCCGGAGTTGCCCCTGGCGCAGCCCTGGAATTCTTATGGTTTGGCTGAAACTATGTTTCTGGTCATATATATAGAGGCATCAATTATATTTTGATGATTTTTCAGGGCATATAATTCCATACTTTTTTTTTAGCTTCAAGCAAATTAAAGAATTAGGTGCAGTTTTGAAATCAGGAGCTAAAGCGGAGAAAGTCGTTTACTTTAATCTGGTTTATAAGAATTTAGAAGGCCATAGACTGAGTGAAATGGAGGCTCAAGCTCTTATTAAGGACAAAGTGAAGATAGATGTCTCTCGATTTATTAAATACTATCCTGTCTTTAATATAGAATATGTGGAAGGTATATCCGTTTGAAATTCAGGATTTTTGAATTGAGTCCAAATGAGAAAATTAAAAGTTGTGAAAGATTTAGTCGAGAATATGCCAAATAGACCAGCAATTAAATTCATAGATTCCGATCATGCCTATTACTTACCTTCAAAGGACTTTATCAACATGCCTATGCTGGAACAATTTCAATCAAGCTTTGCTTATTGTGCTTGCTTATTTCATGAGTTAGCCCATTCGACCGGACATAAATCAAGACTCAATAGAGAAGGAATTGTAAATTCTGGAAACTTTTGGAAGCGTGTTTTATAGCACCGAGAACTCATTGCCGAGCTTGGAAGCTCTTATTTATGCTCAATAGCACAAATTGATAATGATACCCTAATGCAAAGAAGTGCATCGTATTTAAATGATTGGTTGAGAGTTCTAAAGGAAGATAATCGATTTATTTTTAAAGTTGCTCCATTGGCTCACAAGGCGGTTGATTATATTTTAGGTAATGAAAATCAGAAATTGTTGGCTAAGTGAAAGCACCGCCAATGATCTTTATATTTCAAATATTCCCTGCAAGGCTCTGGCTTTGTAGGGAATTTTAAAGCTATATTAGACTCAACTAAATCCCCTTTATATTCTTTAGACTTCGTGTTCATTAACTCCCTTTTTCTTGAGCCTTTAGAAGAAGATTTCGAAATTTAATTAGTTCCATTTCTTCCTTGTAAATTTGTTGTAGTAATTCAAATCTCGTTTCTTCTTTTGATTTAATAATTTCTTCCAAGTTATCTCCATACAATATTTTATAAGTTAATGTTAATTCTTCAAATTTATCAAGACATTTTGATTTATATGATGCGACAGAATTCTTTTGCAAATTCATGAATTGACCTATTTCTTCATTAGAATAACCTTCCAAATAATATTTTGTTATTTGACGACAGTTATTGCATTAAACTTTAAAATGTGTTCAATATGCTCAAAGCAATTTTTATTGAATAATATTTCTGGGCCCGACATCGAAGACTGA is part of the Candidatus Vicinibacter affinis genome and encodes:
- a CDS encoding helix-turn-helix transcriptional regulator produces the protein MSNIPNYLKVYRKRSPLQQGDMLSISGLLDVSSISRYEKGQREPTKEILLVYHHIFNTPIEDFFILESQVMIPRLIERMKERIKELEKEDQITLKNTSKIKFLEKTIIRLRTIKTL
- a CDS encoding T9SS type A sorting domain-containing protein translates to MEWSIELPNNQLIDGRIYRIARITECKNGDILVTGRVWDNSDSKIPGADISSVYNGFLGRIKSDGIVDWIRIFKLPQELIDKEIYGQFRPSILEKAIELSNGDIVACGEVYYNNHQISAIDILKFQTNQLWVIKVNSSGCFPEYICDTIIRIRPTTEVKTPEFNIGSEWIFETDFSIGGGHSTVQYITKKILNTTTTNGRKIYYLSSGDSMYVENERMFFWDNMLNSYEMHYQFNSTSEYDIKYWDFSKNSVQIAKVKVDSIYNTVINGDTIPTQLLRVSNNGSFASDLIIPVYKNIGASKYDIKLYLGFGLFDPNPIVTKLRCFKSDSIEYNFQNYPCDSTWLITNANNFESNEIEIQPNPTNGKIKVYGIGSNSTYILINLQGQIVSSGNFSNGEIEIPYIGVFLLKIKNNNSYFTKKIYRL
- a CDS encoding T9SS type A sorting domain-containing protein, translated to MEQNDDARIKIFSSYIFENNLSGAYTYLSQYNPTDEAMQDFKSIQFINLARLPLGPFYEASSEEINTVQVIANKNHFTSAYAKALLYSLTGEVVSSELPEEITFGISPRANISGKTTPKLSYSPNPFSNELIVEINGESSVNFSIKDFMNNEVFYSKAELRRYLINTSNWKAGVYFIQLFSNNKIINTELILLLK
- a CDS encoding DUF1738 domain-containing protein, whose product is MIPYFFFSFKQIKELGAVLKSGAKAEKVVYFNLVYKNLEGHRLSEMEAQALIKDKVKIDVSRFIKYYPVFNIEYVEGISV